A portion of the Marinobacter alexandrii genome contains these proteins:
- a CDS encoding trimeric intracellular cation channel family protein → MTILYFIDILGTMVFAISGALAGRDKKLDFFGIAAVGLITAIGGGTVRDVLLGSTPVGWMEDLIYLTMIGSGIIISLLFGKAVLKLRRTFFMFDTVGIAVFTVLGLQKALNLGVHPVIAIMMGMVSAVFGGVLRDIVCNEIPLIFRKEIYALTCLCGGILYVILDRLSVEQIINTIITVSFIMIFRVMAVKFKWKLPDIS, encoded by the coding sequence GTGACTATTCTCTATTTCATCGATATACTTGGCACAATGGTTTTTGCCATTTCTGGTGCACTTGCGGGCCGAGACAAGAAGCTTGACTTTTTTGGTATAGCAGCAGTGGGTTTAATCACCGCAATCGGTGGAGGCACTGTCCGAGACGTACTTCTGGGAAGTACGCCTGTAGGTTGGATGGAAGACCTGATCTATTTAACCATGATTGGGTCTGGGATAATCATCTCATTGCTATTCGGAAAAGCAGTTCTAAAACTTCGGCGTACATTTTTCATGTTTGATACTGTCGGAATTGCAGTCTTTACAGTTTTAGGATTGCAAAAAGCACTAAATCTTGGAGTCCATCCAGTCATTGCTATCATGATGGGTATGGTGTCAGCCGTATTTGGAGGAGTTCTTCGAGACATTGTTTGTAATGAAATACCCTTGATTTTCAGGAAAGAGATTTACGCATTGACGTGTCTTTGTGGAGGCATTTTATACGTCATTCTTGATCGCTTATCAGTAGAGCAAATTATCAATACAATTATTACAGTTTCTTTTATTATGATCTTTCGTGTTATGGCAGTCAAATTCAAATGGAAATTGCCTGACATTTCATAG
- a CDS encoding beta-propeller fold lactonase family protein, giving the protein MKNHIYQFSMLLKRGALCLAFAMSLSAQLHAQDLTVFTPVFTTDPGNPLSIGGKSERPESITFSNDGLKMHILAGIEREIHQYNLTVPFDITTSSFEVARSVSPNPTGLAFSADGLHMFVSRVNTTPGATTSFIQAYELTTAFDITISSTTTRFTIEEERSPQGLTFSNDGTLMFVIGASDDEIDQYSLSTPFSLSTASFVTPVDTAFSIAHLDSSPSDITFSDDGLQLFFTGSGGDKVHKYNLTGAFDLSTASYAGNVSVQNEDSAPSGLAFSNDGNKMFISGDGGDQVVQYNLSDPFGITSVSFIGDFPITQDSFTNGIAFSNDGMLMFLSAAENFTGKVLRYQLTIAFDVTTASYLGLFSVNSQQNNPRGIAFSDDGMRMFIVGTRLEDKVDQYDLTTAYDLTTATHGGFFFINTQENNSTGISFSADGLRMFIIGTGSDAVQQYDLSTAFDVTTASFSSSFSVLQQGADPEGLSFSDDGLRMFVLDDSEDEVFVYDLTVAFDVTTASLFNSLILNENRSRTTMSLSPDGSRMYIIDNGSDVVNQYALSDAFNLSSVSLEKTVGNPFSISSEETGSRGISFSPDGLNMYVIGEGSGSSEEINQYELTTAFDIKTASFKKRNGIGPWESTPGDLALSPDGTRMFLLGRSGIHEFELTTPFEVQTGSANFVQEFLVITEETHPEGLAFSADGLHMYIVGARMDSVFQYALTDAYDIGTATLNQSFYIGEEELGSTGITFSPDGSQMLIIGQAFGDSNIHQYTLSTPWDISTATVAINFSVADQEADPEGITFSPDGTKMFIIGASKISVYDMVDNTPVPVITEGQSFSYKENQDDHFLIGTIEASDNVGIVSFSITAGNEDGFFDLDDTGALTLSDAGEVGEANDFETGANSFTLTIEVADAAGNAVSADVSIDVLDRVDETPPVVPIFESFYYTENQPAGSVIVTIPVSDNVGITSLVFVEGNEEGFFEIDVNGEITLTEAGAVGPANSYSEIESNEYGLDFIASDADGNSIYETLFLIVQEDTEAPVIEADQTFMYSENRRTGFVIGTIVATDNAEIVSYTITAGNADGFFSVDDTGAIILTSAGADGESSDFETGSNNFTLTITASDAEGNTSEEVDIDLELQDLDDEENPVVETGLSFTYAENQAVNYVIGSISATDNVGIVSFSIASGDDDGFFVIDAVGEITLSSAGEAGAANDFETGANSFTLGIVAHDAVDNRSTEGVVTIEVKDIEDTAPIIDADQSFTYEENQAGGFAIGIVSASDNVGVVSFSITAGNDEGFFSLDNSGNLTLTEVGEAGAANDFETGENNYTLTITATDAAGNTSPEVAVSIGVQDRADEEPPVVQTAAGFSYEENQVSGFEIGTVTATDNIGVISFSITTGNDDGFFAIDTEGTLTLTDAGSAGSANDFETGDNTYTIGVTASDDSGNTSEVANVSLTLLDEDDPVLGVDEEVNSTIVFYPNPATSSLHVKSKELIKTVHLFNLNGILVMEGHTNELDISQVANGTYLVKVTTDKGEYAENIIVNHKN; this is encoded by the coding sequence ATGAAAAACCACATTTACCAATTTAGTATGTTACTAAAAAGAGGAGCCTTGTGCTTGGCTTTTGCCATGAGTTTGAGCGCTCAATTGCATGCACAAGACCTTACCGTCTTTACCCCAGTTTTTACAACAGACCCTGGCAACCCGCTTTCCATAGGAGGTAAATCAGAGCGGCCTGAGTCCATTACATTTTCCAACGATGGTTTGAAAATGCATATTTTAGCTGGTATTGAACGTGAGATTCATCAATATAATCTCACAGTTCCTTTTGATATTACCACTTCCTCATTTGAAGTTGCCCGTAGTGTGTCTCCGAACCCTACTGGCTTGGCCTTTTCTGCTGACGGTTTGCACATGTTTGTATCAAGAGTCAATACTACCCCTGGAGCTACAACAAGTTTTATTCAAGCATATGAACTTACCACTGCTTTTGACATAACAATTTCTTCCACCACTACCAGATTTACAATAGAGGAGGAAAGATCCCCTCAAGGACTCACTTTTTCCAATGACGGTACGCTCATGTTTGTCATAGGAGCAAGTGACGATGAAATAGACCAGTATAGTCTTTCTACTCCCTTTTCTTTATCCACGGCTTCTTTTGTTACGCCTGTGGACACGGCATTTTCTATTGCGCACTTAGATAGTAGTCCGTCAGACATTACCTTTTCTGATGACGGCCTACAATTGTTTTTTACAGGTAGTGGTGGAGATAAGGTTCACAAATACAACCTCACGGGTGCCTTTGATTTGAGTACCGCTTCCTACGCGGGAAATGTTTCTGTACAAAATGAAGATAGTGCACCAAGTGGTCTTGCCTTTTCAAATGATGGTAATAAAATGTTTATCAGTGGTGATGGTGGTGATCAAGTGGTGCAATATAATCTATCTGATCCTTTTGGGATCACCTCCGTAAGTTTCATCGGTGATTTTCCGATTACCCAAGATAGTTTTACCAATGGAATCGCGTTTTCCAACGATGGCATGCTGATGTTTCTTTCAGCGGCAGAAAATTTCACGGGTAAGGTGCTTCGATATCAATTAACCATCGCTTTTGACGTAACCACTGCCTCTTACTTAGGCTTGTTTTCGGTAAATTCTCAGCAAAATAATCCACGAGGTATTGCGTTTTCTGATGATGGAATGAGGATGTTTATCGTAGGAACAAGACTTGAGGATAAGGTCGATCAATATGACCTAACTACAGCCTATGATCTAACTACTGCGACTCATGGAGGTTTCTTTTTTATCAATACACAAGAAAATAATTCAACTGGCATTTCATTTTCAGCGGATGGGTTACGTATGTTTATTATTGGAACAGGTAGCGATGCAGTTCAGCAATATGATTTAAGCACTGCATTTGATGTGACTACTGCTTCTTTTTCTTCTTCCTTTTCAGTACTGCAACAAGGGGCTGATCCCGAAGGATTGAGTTTTTCTGATGATGGTCTTCGAATGTTTGTGTTGGACGATTCTGAAGATGAAGTATTTGTCTACGATCTCACAGTGGCGTTTGATGTAACAACAGCTTCATTGTTTAATTCGCTTATTTTAAATGAAAATAGGAGTAGAACAACGATGAGTTTATCTCCTGACGGATCACGGATGTACATTATTGATAATGGAAGTGATGTTGTTAATCAGTATGCGCTATCAGATGCTTTTAATCTGAGCTCCGTCTCTTTGGAAAAAACAGTAGGCAATCCCTTTAGCATAAGTAGCGAGGAGACTGGCAGTAGAGGCATTTCTTTTTCTCCTGACGGACTTAATATGTATGTAATTGGGGAAGGATCAGGCTCTTCTGAAGAAATTAATCAATATGAGCTAACTACTGCTTTTGACATTAAGACAGCATCTTTCAAGAAAAGAAATGGGATAGGCCCCTGGGAATCAACTCCTGGAGATCTCGCCCTTTCTCCTGATGGAACGCGAATGTTTTTGTTAGGTAGATCTGGCATACATGAATTTGAGCTTACCACTCCATTCGAGGTACAGACAGGCTCGGCCAATTTCGTTCAAGAATTTTTGGTGATTACTGAAGAGACGCACCCTGAAGGCTTGGCCTTTTCTGCTGATGGCTTGCACATGTACATTGTAGGAGCTCGAATGGACTCTGTATTTCAATATGCATTGACTGATGCATACGATATAGGTACCGCTACACTGAATCAAAGCTTTTACATAGGAGAAGAGGAACTTGGGTCAACAGGGATTACTTTCTCCCCTGATGGTTCGCAAATGTTAATTATTGGCCAGGCGTTTGGTGATAGTAACATTCATCAGTACACACTTAGTACTCCATGGGATATCAGCACAGCTACTGTAGCCATCAACTTTTCAGTAGCAGATCAGGAAGCTGACCCAGAAGGGATTACTTTTTCTCCCGATGGAACCAAAATGTTTATTATAGGTGCATCTAAGATCAGCGTATATGATATGGTTGACAATACGCCAGTACCAGTAATCACCGAAGGTCAATCATTTTCATACAAAGAAAATCAGGACGATCATTTTTTGATTGGCACCATTGAGGCTTCTGATAATGTAGGAATCGTCAGCTTTTCCATTACTGCTGGCAATGAAGATGGGTTCTTTGATCTGGATGATACGGGCGCATTGACTCTGTCAGATGCAGGAGAAGTAGGAGAGGCCAACGACTTTGAAACAGGAGCAAACAGCTTTACCCTGACCATTGAAGTTGCAGATGCGGCTGGCAATGCTGTATCGGCAGATGTATCAATAGATGTATTGGACAGAGTGGATGAGACACCACCGGTAGTTCCTATTTTTGAATCCTTTTATTATACAGAAAACCAGCCAGCGGGCTCTGTTATAGTTACGATACCGGTTTCAGATAATGTTGGGATCACTAGCTTGGTATTTGTAGAAGGTAACGAAGAAGGATTTTTTGAAATAGATGTAAATGGCGAGATCACCCTTACCGAAGCTGGAGCAGTTGGACCTGCAAATTCTTACAGTGAGATTGAATCAAATGAATATGGTTTGGATTTCATTGCGAGTGACGCAGATGGGAATTCTATATACGAAACATTATTTCTTATTGTCCAAGAAGACACAGAAGCACCGGTGATAGAAGCAGATCAGACTTTTATGTATTCTGAAAATCGGCGAACTGGTTTTGTGATTGGTACAATAGTGGCAACTGATAATGCGGAAATAGTAAGCTATACTATCACTGCTGGCAATGCTGACGGATTCTTCTCTGTAGACGATACGGGTGCAATCATCCTTACCAGTGCAGGAGCAGATGGTGAGAGCAGCGACTTTGAGACAGGCAGCAATAACTTTACCTTGACCATCACAGCGAGCGATGCAGAAGGCAATACTTCTGAAGAAGTAGATATAGATTTGGAATTGCAAGACTTGGACGATGAGGAAAACCCTGTCGTGGAAACAGGATTGAGTTTTACCTATGCAGAAAACCAAGCAGTCAACTACGTTATTGGATCCATATCGGCTACTGACAATGTGGGGATAGTATCCTTTAGTATTGCTTCAGGCGATGATGACGGGTTCTTTGTCATAGATGCAGTAGGAGAAATCACACTCTCATCAGCTGGAGAAGCTGGAGCAGCAAATGATTTTGAGACCGGTGCAAATAGTTTCACACTCGGTATTGTAGCGCATGATGCAGTAGATAACCGATCCACAGAAGGCGTTGTTACCATTGAAGTTAAGGATATTGAAGATACCGCTCCAATAATAGATGCAGATCAAAGCTTTACTTATGAAGAAAATCAGGCAGGCGGTTTTGCAATAGGTATAGTTTCGGCAAGCGATAACGTGGGGGTTGTAAGTTTCTCTATTACTGCTGGCAATGATGAAGGGTTCTTTTCTTTAGATAATAGCGGAAATCTCACACTTACTGAAGTTGGAGAAGCTGGAGCCGCTAATGACTTTGAAACGGGGGAAAATAACTATACGTTGACGATTACAGCTACAGATGCAGCGGGAAATACCTCCCCGGAAGTAGCAGTATCCATAGGAGTACAAGACAGAGCTGACGAGGAACCACCGGTAGTACAAACTGCTGCTGGCTTTAGCTATGAAGAAAATCAGGTAAGTGGTTTTGAAATAGGTACCGTCACGGCCACTGATAATATTGGAGTCATAAGTTTCTCCATAACTACCGGCAATGATGATGGTTTCTTTGCTATAGATACCGAAGGAACCCTCACTCTTACTGATGCAGGTTCGGCAGGCTCGGCGAATGATTTTGAGACTGGGGATAACACATATACCATAGGTGTTACTGCAAGTGATGATTCAGGTAATACCTCTGAAGTAGCCAATGTTAGTCTCACACTCCTGGATGAAGATGATCCTGTTTTGGGGGTAGATGAAGAGGTGAATTCAACAATCGTTTTTTACCCTAATCCTGCTACAAGTAGCCTACATGTCAAGAGCAAAGAACTCATCAAGACAGTACATTTATTTAATCTGAATGGCATATTGGTGATGGAAGGACATACCAATGAACTGGATATCTCCCAAGTAGCTAACGGAACCTATTTGGTAAAAGTAACTACTGATAAAGGTGAATATGCTGAGAATATCATTGTGAATCATAAAAACTAA
- a CDS encoding response regulator codes for MLKKARSLLYTYITLGTDESTSYNDLKKITLLHIFCNTWHLFTILSFIEDFFGDQLLLVSYPIMMFLVVCVQVLLYHKKVFFASILFIVSLIGVTFYYSNYLYVAEMMEYYLLLPPAISLIYIDNKKGTISIFIICLLALYMPNLYFKHYPFSVLNNLNPPFLFFSMYIVMSYFKNLNIRNEKILKAKTKELEKLDEFKSQFFTNISHEIRTPLTIINGQISELEGLAITAPEVVDIQKGIKKQIRNITNMVDDVLDLAKMESSNFNLQLQPVNISKLLHKQYLSFEPLYKQKGIAFIMMKNAEDYIAKIDTVFFEKAVNNIIVNALKYTDTGEVSITISQQNQSLCIAISDTGIGIASKDIDSVFNRFYQVNNDINKSGGSGIGLAFSKEIIELHRGNFLLDSELGKGSTFTILIPLEKTQPAALEIALVPVEEQNVHIQRPIDGESAPKFLIAEDNYDMRKYLVSILPDYTCLEASNGLEALEIIEQERIDFVITDYMMPKLNGHEFIEKLKVDNSTIPVIMLTAKTDSDTKLDVLKLGIDDYITKPFEKQELLVRINNCLRNTNDRNTYNKKNGIKVEDDKDDFIIKLKEYVYNKSHDIKLNQDVLSEEFHLSKSSFYRKVKSQTGLSPNNFIKEIRLQKAHNILMKTPDILVKQLAMEVGFSHQAYFSKMYADRFGVKPRSRVLK; via the coding sequence ATGTTAAAAAAGGCACGTAGTTTACTTTACACTTACATCACTTTAGGTACAGATGAAAGTACAAGCTACAATGACTTGAAGAAGATAACGTTGCTCCATATTTTCTGCAATACCTGGCATTTATTCACGATTCTTTCCTTTATCGAGGATTTCTTTGGAGATCAGTTGCTTCTTGTCAGCTACCCAATCATGATGTTTTTGGTAGTCTGTGTTCAGGTACTTCTCTATCATAAAAAGGTTTTTTTCGCTAGCATTCTATTTATTGTAAGCCTCATTGGTGTCACCTTTTACTATTCTAATTATTTATATGTGGCAGAGATGATGGAGTACTACCTGTTATTACCACCTGCTATTTCGTTGATATACATAGATAATAAAAAGGGCACTATTTCCATATTCATCATATGCTTGCTTGCACTTTACATGCCTAACTTATATTTCAAGCACTATCCCTTTTCAGTTTTGAATAATCTGAACCCACCGTTTCTATTTTTTAGCATGTACATAGTAATGAGTTATTTTAAAAACCTCAATATCAGAAATGAAAAAATATTGAAAGCTAAAACCAAAGAGCTAGAAAAGCTAGATGAGTTTAAATCTCAATTTTTCACGAATATTTCGCATGAAATAAGAACACCACTGACAATTATTAATGGGCAAATTTCAGAATTGGAAGGGCTTGCTATTACAGCACCTGAAGTGGTGGATATCCAGAAAGGAATAAAGAAGCAGATTCGTAACATTACCAATATGGTTGACGATGTGCTGGATTTGGCTAAGATGGAGTCTTCCAACTTCAATTTACAGCTACAGCCAGTCAATATTTCGAAATTGCTACATAAGCAGTATTTGAGTTTTGAACCTTTATATAAGCAAAAAGGGATAGCCTTCATTATGATGAAAAATGCAGAAGACTATATAGCCAAAATAGATACTGTGTTTTTCGAAAAAGCTGTCAATAATATCATTGTCAATGCTTTGAAATATACAGATACTGGCGAAGTGAGCATCACTATTTCCCAGCAAAATCAATCTCTTTGTATTGCAATTTCTGATACAGGTATAGGGATTGCCTCCAAGGATATAGATTCCGTCTTTAATCGCTTTTATCAGGTAAATAATGATATAAATAAATCTGGGGGTAGTGGGATTGGCTTAGCTTTCAGCAAAGAAATTATAGAACTGCATCGGGGTAATTTTTTACTGGATAGTGAATTGGGCAAAGGAAGCACTTTTACTATCCTGATACCTTTAGAGAAAACCCAACCTGCTGCCTTGGAAATAGCCCTAGTGCCTGTTGAGGAGCAAAACGTACATATTCAACGACCTATTGATGGTGAGTCAGCACCCAAGTTTCTTATAGCGGAGGACAATTATGATATGAGAAAATATCTTGTGTCAATATTGCCCGATTATACTTGTTTGGAAGCCTCAAATGGATTGGAAGCGCTCGAAATTATTGAACAAGAGCGCATTGACTTTGTGATCACAGATTATATGATGCCAAAATTAAATGGGCATGAATTTATTGAAAAACTGAAAGTAGATAATAGTACAATTCCAGTCATAATGCTTACGGCTAAAACTGATTCAGACACCAAATTAGATGTTTTAAAACTTGGCATAGACGATTACATCACCAAACCATTTGAGAAACAAGAGCTTTTGGTACGTATTAATAATTGCCTGAGAAATACTAATGACAGAAATACATATAATAAAAAGAATGGCATTAAAGTGGAAGATGACAAGGATGACTTTATTATAAAACTCAAAGAGTATGTCTATAATAAATCACATGATATAAAGCTTAACCAAGACGTTCTTTCTGAAGAGTTTCATCTCTCTAAAAGCTCCTTTTATAGAAAGGTTAAAAGTCAAACAGGTTTAAGCCCCAACAATTTTATTAAAGAAATAAGACTTCAAAAAGCTCATAATATCTTGATGAAAACGCCCGATATTTTAGTTAAGCAGCTAGCTATGGAGGTTGGGTTTAGTCATCAAGCTTATTTTTCAAAAATGTATGCTGATCGTTTTGGAGTAAAGCCACGAAGCAGAGTTTTGAAATAG
- a CDS encoding Gfo/Idh/MocA family oxidoreductase, which produces MKRRTFLGMSAAALASSAFPNVIVPNQKKSIGVALLGLGSYSTYQLAPALQMTNYCQLSGIITGSPEKIPVWQQKYSIPDRNVYSYENMHEISKNDEIDVIYVVTPTSTHMDFVIKAAEAGKHVWCEKPMAMTADECQKMIDVCNKNGVKLMIGYRMLHEPNTITLNSYASSLPFGKINNINSAAGYNGGGGTDWRFKKTMGGGALYDMGVYTINGIRNALQQEPVEVISAKQYADRPELFKEVDETTEFELLFPDGIKATGKTSVGQNINHLKVDCEKGWYEMKPMQPYNGVKGSRSDGVQLNEYIENQQAKQMDDDALAILKDKPILANASQGLQDIRVVQAVIKAAETGRSVKM; this is translated from the coding sequence ATGAAAAGAAGAACCTTTCTCGGAATGAGTGCAGCTGCACTTGCAAGCTCAGCCTTTCCTAATGTCATTGTTCCAAATCAAAAGAAGAGTATTGGAGTGGCACTTCTTGGCTTAGGCTCCTACAGCACTTATCAGCTTGCTCCCGCTTTGCAGATGACTAACTATTGCCAACTCTCTGGAATAATTACCGGAAGTCCTGAGAAAATTCCGGTTTGGCAGCAAAAGTATTCTATACCCGATCGAAATGTTTATTCTTATGAGAACATGCACGAAATCTCGAAAAACGATGAAATTGATGTTATCTATGTAGTTACCCCTACAAGCACACATATGGATTTTGTGATAAAAGCTGCAGAGGCGGGCAAACATGTTTGGTGTGAAAAACCAATGGCTATGACTGCAGATGAATGTCAAAAAATGATTGATGTATGTAACAAAAATGGAGTGAAGCTAATGATAGGTTATCGCATGCTTCATGAGCCAAATACAATCACGCTCAATTCTTATGCTTCTAGTTTGCCATTCGGAAAAATAAATAACATCAATTCTGCGGCTGGCTACAACGGAGGGGGCGGTACTGACTGGCGATTTAAAAAAACCATGGGTGGAGGTGCACTCTACGATATGGGGGTTTATACAATAAACGGCATAAGAAATGCACTTCAACAAGAGCCTGTTGAAGTAATATCAGCAAAACAATATGCTGACCGACCGGAACTTTTCAAAGAAGTAGATGAAACCACGGAATTTGAATTACTGTTTCCTGATGGAATCAAAGCAACAGGAAAAACCAGCGTAGGTCAAAACATCAATCACCTAAAAGTAGATTGCGAAAAAGGGTGGTACGAGATGAAGCCGATGCAACCGTATAATGGTGTGAAAGGAAGTAGAAGTGATGGAGTTCAGCTGAATGAATACATTGAAAATCAGCAAGCAAAGCAAATGGACGATGATGCCTTAGCGATCCTGAAAGACAAGCCAATTCTCGCAAATGCTTCACAGGGCCTTCAGGATATACGTGTCGTACAAGCAGTTATCAAAGCAGCCGAGACTGGAAGATCTGTGAAAATGTAA
- a CDS encoding DUF3179 domain-containing protein gives MIRACVFLLLLVFQTSIFSQKGDSGEEEIINQFMVFFEEDQSAYLDALEYIEKNWRNSFSIMAIEVLYLSKQPFVYQRLRDILKQKEGVDFGYDFDQWYRWLWDKEENTLSRYSDFKARVHRLIDYRFEKYFAGRYDHRIRLDEVRWGGVKQDGIPPLRNPEMVLAEEASYLEDDHVIFGIEVNGDYRAYPKRILAWHEMFVDEVGGIPVCGVYCTLCGTVILYKTQFQGTNYEMGTSGFLYRSNKLMYDKKTQSLWNTVWGEPVIGPLKDKGIQLEHLSVVTTTWGEWKRRHPSTTVLSLNTGHRRDYGEGVAYQEYFATDELMFNVPFDDNRLKNKQEILALRFPKYPREQLAISVKFLKKNPVYQDGIGKLGFVVFTDRTGANRVYETKGLKFDFFDQDNTVLDEHGKEWRLFEDRIERTDTSQRLERLPYHRAFWFGWHAAYPNTKLIR, from the coding sequence ATGATACGCGCTTGTGTTTTTCTGCTTTTACTTGTTTTTCAGACCTCTATTTTTTCACAAAAAGGTGACTCAGGTGAGGAAGAAATAATCAATCAATTCATGGTATTCTTTGAAGAAGATCAATCGGCTTATCTGGATGCGTTAGAGTACATAGAGAAAAATTGGCGGAATTCATTTTCTATCATGGCGATAGAGGTGCTTTATCTAAGCAAGCAACCTTTCGTTTATCAAAGACTGAGAGATATACTGAAGCAAAAGGAGGGCGTAGATTTTGGTTACGACTTTGATCAATGGTACAGATGGTTGTGGGATAAGGAAGAAAATACACTTAGCAGGTATTCAGATTTCAAAGCAAGAGTCCATCGGCTAATTGATTATCGATTCGAAAAGTACTTTGCCGGAAGGTATGATCATCGTATTCGTCTGGATGAAGTACGGTGGGGAGGAGTCAAGCAAGATGGAATCCCGCCATTAAGAAATCCTGAAATGGTTCTTGCTGAGGAAGCGAGCTATCTGGAAGACGATCATGTGATTTTTGGCATAGAAGTAAATGGAGATTATCGAGCATATCCCAAACGAATATTGGCATGGCATGAAATGTTTGTTGATGAAGTCGGAGGTATTCCTGTTTGCGGAGTGTATTGTACGTTATGCGGGACAGTGATTTTGTATAAAACACAGTTTCAAGGCACTAACTATGAGATGGGAACGAGCGGGTTTTTGTACCGATCCAACAAACTGATGTATGATAAAAAAACACAATCTCTTTGGAATACAGTGTGGGGAGAGCCTGTGATAGGGCCTTTAAAGGATAAAGGAATTCAATTGGAACATTTGAGTGTGGTGACGACTACTTGGGGCGAGTGGAAAAGAAGACATCCCTCCACAACTGTGCTCTCTCTTAATACGGGTCATAGGAGAGACTATGGTGAAGGTGTTGCTTATCAGGAATATTTCGCGACAGATGAATTAATGTTCAACGTGCCTTTTGATGATAATCGATTAAAAAATAAACAAGAGATTCTCGCACTTCGATTTCCTAAATATCCTAGAGAGCAACTGGCTATTTCTGTGAAGTTTTTGAAGAAGAACCCTGTATACCAAGATGGTATTGGGAAGTTAGGCTTTGTGGTATTCACAGACAGAACTGGTGCTAACCGAGTATATGAGACCAAAGGACTAAAGTTTGATTTTTTTGATCAGGATAATACTGTTTTGGATGAACACGGTAAGGAGTGGAGGCTTTTTGAGGATAGAATTGAAAGAACAGATACTTCTCAAAGGCTAGAAAGATTACCTTATCATCGAGCGTTTTGGTTCGGGTGGCATGCGGCATACCCTAATACGAAACTGATCAGGTAA
- a CDS encoding VOC family protein, whose protein sequence is METFKIRKMTIAATDITKMVTFYNEVFESNLSQLKLDNFTLYAGKLGEIDLLICPNELAKVDAKKNRQQFEFFVEDLFVIESKAIQTGGQVMQKVDKSMTIIDPDGNTIIFTSY, encoded by the coding sequence ATGGAAACATTCAAAATCCGGAAAATGACCATCGCAGCTACTGATATCACTAAAATGGTCACATTTTATAATGAGGTATTTGAGAGCAACTTAAGTCAATTGAAGTTGGATAATTTCACACTTTACGCCGGCAAACTAGGTGAAATTGATCTTCTTATTTGTCCGAATGAATTGGCTAAAGTTGATGCAAAGAAGAACAGACAGCAGTTTGAGTTTTTTGTAGAAGATCTTTTTGTGATAGAATCTAAAGCGATTCAGACAGGTGGTCAAGTGATGCAAAAAGTTGATAAGTCAATGACGATCATTGACCCGGATGGAAACACAATAATATTCACATCTTATTGA
- a CDS encoding VOC family protein, translating to MDLGQFSISLAVKSMDVSLDFYQKLGFEIIDGGHMNEGFPDGENSSWRILKSGNTVVGLFYGMFEENIMTFNPADVRNIQAELKKNNISLIKEADESTSGPEHIILTDPDGNQIMMDQH from the coding sequence ATGGATTTAGGACAATTCTCAATAAGTCTTGCTGTAAAGAGCATGGATGTAAGCCTTGATTTTTATCAAAAGTTAGGTTTTGAAATCATTGATGGAGGTCACATGAATGAAGGATTTCCCGATGGAGAAAACTCATCATGGCGTATTCTGAAATCTGGAAATACAGTGGTAGGACTATTTTATGGGATGTTTGAGGAAAACATAATGACTTTCAATCCAGCCGATGTTAGAAACATTCAAGCTGAGCTCAAAAAGAATAACATATCCTTGATTAAAGAAGCCGATGAAAGTACATCAGGCCCAGAACATATTATATTGACTGATCCGGATGGCAATCAAATCATGATGGATCAACATTAG
- a CDS encoding DoxX family membrane protein, which translates to MQSIKELRERKLLIFFYWSVRIGMGLTFIISGTRKLPGVKFTILPPTNPIGYYFDAMHQTGFYWNFIGYFQIVIGILVFFNRFVVVSSLLMMPVTVNIFLISIALKMQGTPIITSMMVLGNCFLIAWNYENYLPLIRKPFHLD; encoded by the coding sequence ATGCAATCAATCAAGGAACTTAGAGAAAGAAAATTGCTAATTTTTTTTTACTGGAGCGTTAGAATTGGCATGGGGCTGACTTTCATCATATCTGGAACCAGAAAGTTGCCGGGCGTAAAATTCACCATTCTTCCTCCGACTAATCCTATTGGCTATTACTTTGACGCAATGCACCAAACTGGATTCTACTGGAATTTCATTGGTTACTTTCAAATTGTCATAGGCATCCTTGTGTTCTTCAATCGGTTTGTTGTGGTATCAAGTCTATTGATGATGCCTGTAACAGTCAATATTTTTTTGATATCAATAGCATTGAAAATGCAAGGAACTCCCATAATCACATCAATGATGGTTCTTGGAAATTGTTTCCTTATTGCGTGGAACTATGAAAATTATCTTCCATTGATTAGGAAGCCCTTTCATTTGGATTGA